GTACGAGTACGGGACCATCATCATGTCGACGCCCGCGTCGACGGAGGTGCGGACGTGGGAGGCGTAGTCGCCGGGGAGCTGGTCGATGGCGTTCCAGTCGCTGATCACGAAGCCGTCGAAGCCCATCCGGCCCTTCAGCACACCGTTGATCATGTCGGCGCGGGCGTGCATCTTCACCGGGCCCCGGCCGTCGCCGAGGATGTCGAGCGACGAGTACGAGGGCATCACCGATCCGACGCCCCGGTCCACGGCCGTCCGGTACGGGGCGAGGTGGACGGCCTCCAGCTGCTGCCGGGTGACCTTGGTGATGCCCTGGTCGATCGTGTAGCTGCCGGTGGTGGAGGAGCCGTACGCCGTGCCGCCGTCGCCGACGAAGTGCTTGGCGGTGGCCAGCACCTTGTCGTCGTCCTTCAGGTCCCTTCCGTCGCGAGCGCCCTGGAGGCCCTGGATGACCGTCTCCATGGACTCGACGAGCGCCGGGTCCTCGCCGAAGGACTCGTACGAGCGGCCCCAGCGTTCGTCGCGGGTCACGCACAGGCAGGGGGCGAAGTCCCAGGGGACGCCCGTGGCCCGGACCTCGGACGCGGTCACCGCGCCCGTTCGCTCGGCCAGTCGCGGGTCGCGGGTGGCGCCGATGCCGATGTTGTGGGGCATGACCGTCGCGCCGGCCAGGTTGTTGTGGCCGTGCACCGCGTCCACGCCGTAGATCAGCGGGATCTGGAACCGGGTGGCCTGCGCCCGGAGCTGGTAGCCGTCGATCATCTTCGCCCAGGCCCCGGCGGTGTTGGGCGTCGGGGTGGAGCCGCCGCCGGAGAGCAGCGACCCGAGGTTGTACGAGGCGATGTCTGCGCCCGTGCCGATCGCGCCGCGCTCGGCCTGGGTCATCTGTCCGGCCTTCTCCTCCAGGGACATCCGGGAGACGAGGTCGGCGACCCGCTTCTTCACGGGCAGTCGCGGGTTCAGGTAGGGCAGTCCGTGGGCGTCGATGACGACCTGCGGGGTCTCGGCGGGGGCCTTGGCGCCGGTGACCGTCAGCCGGAGCGGGACGGTCTCGGCGGACTCGGCCCGCTTGTCCGCGAGGGTGCGGACGGCGACCGTGCGGGTGGCGCCGGAGGGAGTGCCCGCCGGGAAGGTGACGGTGCCGGCGACCGGGGTGTAGTCCCTGCCGGGCTCGGCGGTGCCGGTCGCGGCGGTCTCGTAGGCGACGGTGACGGGGTCGTCGAGGGGGGCGGCGCCGGTGGTGGCGACGGAGACCTTCACCGTGGCGGTGCCGCCCTCCTTCACCGGGTACACGGCGGCGTCGGTGGTGACGGAGGCGCGCAGCGACTGGTCCGCGCGGCCGTAGAGCTCCACGCCGTCCATGGCGAAGTCGCCCTTGACGCCGACGGGGAGGGTGAGGGCGTAGCCCCAGGTCTCGTTCAGGCCGAGGATGTGGTCGATGCCGCCGACGGGCTGGTAGTCCGTGCGGTAGGTGAAGTCGGTGAACGGGATCTCCACCTGTTTCCATCCGGTCCAGTCGTCGGTGAAGGACGTCGTCCAGAGCTCGGACGCCTCTCCGTCGGCCCCGCCGTCCTTGAGCTCGAAGGCGATCTTCCTGCCGTTGCCGCGGCCCTCCCACCAGAACCGGATGCCCCGGTGGGCGGACCAGTCGTGGGCGGGCTCCGCGAAGGCGAAGTCGTGGGTGAAGCCGCCGTAGCCACTGATCTCGTAGGTTCCGGTGAGGACCTGGTCACCCTCGGGGGCGTCCTCGCGGGCG
This Streptomyces sp. NBC_00377 DNA region includes the following protein-coding sequences:
- a CDS encoding glycoside hydrolase family 3 protein; the encoded protein is MRRTALLACATLLTALLPMTTAAGAPGSDDPAPVPVDRFEGEVPFASPPAGGLFTWGGDTDDPPALRLAAREDAPEGDQVLTGTYEISGYGGFTHDFAFAEPAHDWSAHRGIRFWWEGRGNGRKIAFELKDGGADGEASELWTTSFTDDWTGWKQVEIPFTDFTYRTDYQPVGGIDHILGLNETWGYALTLPVGVKGDFAMDGVELYGRADQSLRASVTTDAAVYPVKEGGTATVKVSVATTGAAPLDDPVTVAYETAATGTAEPGRDYTPVAGTVTFPAGTPSGATRTVAVRTLADKRAESAETVPLRLTVTGAKAPAETPQVVIDAHGLPYLNPRLPVKKRVADLVSRMSLEEKAGQMTQAERGAIGTGADIASYNLGSLLSGGGSTPTPNTAGAWAKMIDGYQLRAQATRFQIPLIYGVDAVHGHNNLAGATVMPHNIGIGATRDPRLAERTGAVTASEVRATGVPWDFAPCLCVTRDERWGRSYESFGEDPALVESMETVIQGLQGARDGRDLKDDDKVLATAKHFVGDGGTAYGSSTTGSYTIDQGITKVTRQQLEAVHLAPYRTAVDRGVGSVMPSYSSLDILGDGRGPVKMHARADMINGVLKGRMGFDGFVISDWNAIDQLPGDYASHVRTSVDAGVDMMMVPYSYKDFTATLIDEAKAGRITERRVDDAVARILTQKFGLGLFEKPYADTSGASRIGSAAHRAVARQAAAESQVLLKNSGGVLPLRKNQKVYVAGSNADDLGNQTGGWTITWQGASGDITQGTTILEGMRKAGGDVTYSRDASAPTDGYDVGVVVVGETPYAEGVGDVGNGNDLELTAADRAAVDKVCAAMRCAVLVVSGRPQLIGDRIGAVDALVASWLPGTEGDGVADVLYGRRPFTGQLPVTWPRSEAQLPINVGDAVYDPQFPYGWGLTTLTRVPEGGLATLKGLGAAAAAAERAGADEVGRTLVGKARLIVQQKMGRAVTAAAAKPFADADHLLLTGRYGKAVERLTAAYRAAP